The Leishmania mexicana MHOM/GT/2001/U1103 complete genome, chromosome 32 genome has a window encoding:
- a CDS encoding putative ABC transporter, protein MALLSSKAARKWGRRCLYATGILGVGYVGADYATENSLTRSLRTLLAFGIIVGTYKFTTPKTPEELSSMHSRVARIILDTCLKNEGLYIKIGQGLNSMSHVLPREYTEVLKVLLDQAPPVPIAEIRKIIRAETGKEIEELFVRFDETPVASASIAQVHQAWLPPPADGSSAEPQRVAVKVRKPCISTQSVWDLYMYSTIMTLLKLLFDLPTDWSRKTVCDALVREMDLTLEASNAKRFRHAFRDNPRLYIPRVHDAYTSKQLLVLEWIEGTKLNEVESIRAQYDEKRVLTTLFDAVGDMVFKHGFVHADPHAANVLVRPLPKATTTTTAARNSSDYQVVLIDFGLATPERVRFRYQYALLFVSLFTHDKESLRRVVHDWGINDAEMFASLQAQKPFEAIQAGSYDEVTRDEVIAMQTKAHERAKEILRDIRRIPKELIMVGRSLDILRGINRLYGSPINRMNMFVQSAVECLGPLRNYDAVDAYLKRMQKIMEARGCLTTVAMDSYQEYESVYDASADTVREEQEAAAAQIAAEDAQIGFHHPSQGPASEVYTWLDAVYRALLLHSLLFLLNAVHVITYTYNSLIGMVLPLAAQRKLRIASLEDRRDRLYGQQWSIEGEEMAEAVLAAA, encoded by the coding sequence ATGGCGCTTCTCTCATCGAAGGCCGCCCGCAAGTGgggacggcgctgcctctACGCCACCGGAATACTGGGCGTCGGATACGTCGGGGCCGACTACGCCACAGAAAACTCCCTgacgcgctcgctgcgcacgtTGCTCGCCTTTGGCATCATTGTGGGCACGTACAAGTTCACTACCCCTAAGACACCCGAGGAACTGTCTTCCATGCACAGCCGCGTCGCGCGCATCATCCTCGACACATGCCTAAAAAATGAGGGGTTGTACATCAAGATAGGTCAAGGCCTGAACTCCATGAGCCACGTGCTCCCGCGCGAGTACACGGAAGTGCTCAAAGTGCTGCTGGACCAGGCGCCGCCTGTTCCAATTGCAGAGATTCGAAAGATCATCCGCGCCGAAACCGGCAAGGAAATCGAGGAGCTGTTTGTCCGCTTCGACGAGACGCCCGTGGCCTCGGCGTCGATTGCGCAGGTGCACCAAGCGTGGCTTCCGCCTCCAGCAGACGGCTCATCGGCGGAGCCGCAGAGAGTAGCTGTGAAGGTGCGCAAGCCGTGCATCTCCACACAGTCTGTGTGGGACCTGTACATGTATAGCACCATCATGACGCTGCTCAAGCTTCTCTTTGACCTACCGACGGACTGGTCCAGGAAGACCGTGTGCGACGCGTTGGTGCGCGAGATGGACTTGACCTTGGAGGCGTCCAATGCGAAGCGCTTCCGACACGCTTTCCGCGACAACCCGCGCTTGTACATCCCGCGTGTTCACGACGCGTACACCTCAAAGCAGCTGCTCGTTCTGGAGTGGATCGAGGGGACGAAACTGAACGAAGTGGAGTCTATACGAGCGCAGTACGATGAGAAGCGTGTCCTGACCACCTTGTTCGACGCCGTTGGTGACATGGTCTTTAAGCACGGCTTCGTCCACGCCGACCCGCACGCCGCCAACGTCCTTGTGCGACCTTTGCCGAAagccaccacgaccaccacggcagcgcgcaaCTCGAGCGACTACCAAGTCGTCCTCATCGACTTTGGCCTCGCCACACCGGAGCGGGTTCGCTTTCGATATCAATACGCCCTACTCTTTGTGAGCCTCTTTACCCATGACAAGGAATCGCTGCGGCGGGTGGTGCACGACTGGGGCATCAACGACGCCGAGATGTTCGCCTCTCTGCAGGCGCAGAAGCCCTTCGAAGCGATCCAGGCCGGCAGCTACGACGAAGTCACACGCGATGAGGTGATTGCCATGCAGACGAAGGCGCATGAGCGGGCAAAGGAGATTTTACGCGACATACGGCGCATACCGAAGGAGCTCATCATGGTGGGCCGCAGCCTCGACATCCTGCGCGGCATCAACCGGCTTTACGGGTCACCGATAAACCGCATGAACATGTTTGTCCAAAGTGCCGTAGAGTGTCTGGGTCCACTGCGCAACTATGACGCGGTCGACGCGTACTTGAAGCGCATGCAGAAGATTATGGAGGCGCGAGGTTGCTTGACAACCGTCGCCATGGACTCCTACCAGGAGTACGAAAGCGTGTACGATGCCTCTGCAGACACTGTGCGAGAGGAGCaagaagccgcagcagcacagatTGCCGCCGAGGACGCACAGATTGGGTTCCATCACCCCTCGCAAGGGCCAGCATCGGAGGTGTACACCTGGCTCGACGCCGTGTATCGCgccttgctgctgcacagTCTTTTGTTCCTGCTCAACGCGGTTCACGTGATCACCTACACTTACAACTCACTGATCGGGATGGTTCTGCCACTCGCAGCGCAGAGGAAGCTCCGTATCGCAAGCCTGGAAGACCGACGTGATCGTCTATATGGGCAACAGTGGAGTATCGAGGGGGAAGAGATGGCGGAAGCCGTCCTCGCGGCTGCCTAA